The Kribbella jejuensis region GCTGTACGTCGCCTGCGTGACCGGGCCGTACTACAAGGAGTTCCTGACCGGCATCCTCGAGGAGATCATCGAACGGACCGCTCCGGACGGAATCACCGACAACAGCTGGAGCGGTCTCGGCCGGGACTCGATCTGCTACTGCCCGAACTGCCGGGAAAGCTTCGGCGAGGATCTGCCGCGGGCGGTCGACTGGGCTGATCCGGTCTACAAGCAGTGGATCCGGTGGAGCTACGGCCGGCGGCTCGAGGTGTGGGACCTGAACAACGCGGTGACGACCAGGACAGGTGGTCCGGACTGCCTGTGGATCGGGATGAACGGCGGCGATGTCGTTGCCCAGAGCAAGCGGTTGCGGGACGACGAGGAGATCTGCCGGCGGGCGCGCATCTTCCTGCTGGACTCACAGTGGCGGCACGACGAGTCCGGGTTCCAGGCGAACGCGGATTCCGGAAAACGGCTGCACGGCTTGCTCGGGTGGGACACGCTGATCCCGGAGAGTACGGCGATGTACGACGCGGGGACACCGACGTTCCGGCTTGGAAGCAAACCTGAGCCGGAGGCGCGGCTGTGGGCGATCGAGGGCTGGGCCGGTGGGATCCAGCCGTGGTGGCACCACATCGGGTCGGTGCACGAGGACCGGCGGCAGTACGCGACCGCCCAACCGTTGTTCGAGTGGCACGCGGAGCACGAGGAGTACCTGATCGACCGGGAGCCCGTTGCTACGGTCGGGTTGCTGTGGAGCCAGTTGAGTGTGGATTTCCACGGCAAGGACGCGCCGGTCGAGGTCAGTCAACTGCCGTACCGGGGTTGGGTGGACGCACTGGTCAGAGCGCGGATCCCGTACCTGCCTACGCACGTGGTGAATGACAGGTTCGACGTACTCGTGGTGCCGAACGTGGGTGTGCTGACCGATGAGCAGTGCGCTCAGCTGGCGGCGTATGTGGCGGGCGGTGGAAAGCTCGTCGTGACTGGGGAATCCGGGCTCTACGACGAGTGGGGTGATCGGCGGGACCGTTGGGCGCTGGGTGAACTGCTGGGCGTCCGGCATCAGGGAAAACGGTTCGGTGACGGCTCGGTCGGCGACTGGGAGACGTACGACTCGCACAGCTACCTGCGGATCGAGGATCGCGCCGTTTTCGACGGAGACACCGACATCCTGCCGTTCGGTGGGCAGCTCGAGGTGGTGGAGACGGACGCCAGGAAAGCGCTGACCTGGATTCCGCCGTTCCCGATCTACCCGCCGGAGAAATCGTGGATGGCGGAGCCGCGGACCGCCGTACCGGCGCTGGTCCTCGGTGAGCGGACGGCGTACCTGGCGGCGGATCTCGACCGGCTGTACGCGAAGCACCATCATCCGGACCACGGCCGGCTGCTCGCGAACCTGGTACGTCACGACGGCATCCCGCTGCGCGTCGACGGCGCCGGCGTACTGGACTGCCAGCTGTACCGGCAGGGCGACCGGCACATCCTGCACCTGGTCAACCTCGACCAGGGCGGTGCCTGGCGCGGCCGTCTCGAGGAGCTCACGCCCGCGGGACCGTTCGCGGTCTCGGTCAGGGTGAAGGCGTCCCGGGCGCAGCTGCTCGTCTCACGAGAGCAGGCGGACGTGCAGCAGCGCGACGGCTGGATTACGGTGTTGGTATACCGGATAACGGATCACGAGATCGTCGTTCTCAGTTAGGAGTCCCCTGTGTCAGTCGACGTCACCGGCCCGATGCACGAGCGGTACGACGAGATCCTCAGTGAGCGTGCGCTCGGGTTGATCGAGACGCTGCACCGGGCGTACGACGGGCGTCGGCGGGAGCTGCTCGAGCGGCGGGCCGAGCGGGTCGCGGCGATCGCGGCCGGGACGGAGCTCGGGTTCCTGCCGGAGACGAAGGACATCCGGGACGATCCGGACTGGCGCGTCGCGCCGCCGGCTCCGGGGCTGGTCGACCGGCGGGTGGAGATCACCGGGCCGACCGATCGGAAGATGACGATCAATGCGCTGAACTCGGGCGCCAAGGTGTGGCTGGCCGACCAGGAGGACGCGAACACCCCGACCTGGGAGAACGTCGTCGGCGGCCAGCTGAACCTGCTCGACGCGATCACCCGGAAGATCGACTTCAGCACCGACACCAAGACCTACGCACTGAAGCCGGACGACGAGCTCGCGACGATCGTCGTCCGGCCGCGCGGCTGGCACCTGCCGGAGAAGCACATCCTGGTCGACGGTGAGCAGACGTCCGGCTCGCTGGTGGACTTCGCGCTGTACTTCGCAGCCTGCGCGCAGCTGCAGCTCGACCGCGGCCAGGGACCGTACTTCTACCTGCCGAAGATGGAGTCGCACCTCGAGGCGCGGCTGTGGAACGACGTGTTCGTGACCGCGCAGGAGGCACTCGGGATCCCGCGTGGGACGATCCGCGCGACTGTGCTGATCGAGACGTACCCGGCGGCGTTCGAGATGGAGGAGATCCTCTACGAGCTCCGCGAGCACTCCGCCGGCCTGAACGCGGGCCGCTGGGACTACATGTTCAGCGTGATCAAGACGCATCGCACCAGCGGCAAGGCGTTCCAGCTGCCCGACCGCAACAGCGTGACGATGACCGTGCCGTTCATGCGCGCGTACACCGAGCTCCTGGTCCGGACCTGCCACAAGCGTGGGGCGCACGCGATCGGCGGCATGGCGGCGTTCATCCCGAGCAAGGACCCGGCGGTCAACGAGGTCGCGTTCGCGAAGGTCGAGGCCGACAAGACCCGCGAGGCCGGCGACGGCTTCGACGGTTCGTGGGTCGCACATCCGGGCATGGTGGAGACCTGTAAGGCCGTCTTCGACAAGGTCCTCGGCTCCGAACCCAACCAGCTCGACAAGCTCCGTGAGGATGTCTCGGTGACCGCCGAGCAGCTGCTGGACGTCGCGGCCACGCCCGGCGAGGTGACCGAGGAGGGCCTGCGCAACAACGTCAGCGTCGCGATCCAGTACCTCGCCGCGTGGCTCGAGGGCACCGGCGCGGTCGGCATCTTCAACCTGATGGAGGACGCCGCGACCGCGGAGATCTCCCGCTCACAGATCTGGCAGTGGCGCCGCAACGAAGTCGTCCTCGACACCGGCGACACCGTCACCACCGAACTCGTCGAACGAATCGCCGACGAGGAAATCGCCAAACTAGGCACCCCCGACCACTACACCGCGGCCCGCTCCCTCTTCCTCGAAGTAGCCCTAGCCGACGACTACGTCGACTTCCTGACCCAACCCGCCTACGAACGCTTCAACTGAGGGCTTAGCGCGGTGCGTCGACGTTGACGGTGGGGATTCCGCCGCCTGCTCTTGCGATGACGGCGAGGGACGGGGTGCGGCCTGGGTTGCTTTCGCGGTGGATGGTGAAGGCGGGGACGTGGACGAAGTCGCCGGCGACCGCGTCCAGGTAGTTGTCGGAGCCTTCGAATTCGAGGCGTAGGACGCCGGAGACGATGTAGAGGCTGCTCTCGTTCTTGTCGTGGTGGTGCCAGCCGGAGATCGCGCCGGGCTCGGTGACGACCTGGCCGGCCCACAGGATCGGCAGTTCGAAGGCCCGCATCCGGAGCATGCCGGACGTCGGGTCGGCGGCGACCAGGTCGCCGGCCTTGATCACACGAACAGGTTCAGCCATACCGTCAGTCTGCCGTGGCGGCGCTCCGGCGAGAAGGCCGGTGTGCAGAGGTCGAGGCCCTAGGCTGCTGAGATGGCACATATCGTGTTGCGGGTTCGGCTCGTCAGCGGTGACCAGCTTGATGTCACCTACGAGGAGGCCGATGTGGCGGATGACGAGGTGGTCGAGCGCGCCGTGGCAGCGCTGGCGAGCGATGCCGGTGTGCTCCGGTGCAGACATGGTGACCGGCTTCTCGTGTTGTTCGCGCGGGGAGTCGCCGGGTTGGAGCTCGCGCCGCGAGGCGCGGTCTTGTGACTCGGGCTCAACGATCCTGCCGAAGCTGCGCCTCGAGTGCTTTGGCGACGGGTGCGATCTCGGCGTAGACGCCGGGGTTGCCTGGTTGGGCGCAGCCTTCGCCCCAGGACACTACTGCCAGCAGCCGGCCGTTGAGGACCAGCGGTCCACCGGAGTCGCCCTGGCACGCGTCGGTGCCGCCTTGCAGATACCCGGCGCAGACGTTCGTCGCAGCGGCGTACCCGTTCGCGACGTAGCTCTTGTTCGCCAAGCAGGTCTTGTCGCCAAGGTCCGGTACGGCGGCCTTCTGCAGCGTCTCGTCCGGCCCGGTGTCCTGCGTCTCGCCCCAGCCGTAGACGGTCGGTACGGCGCCCGCCGCGTCAGCCCGGGCCCGCGTCTCCAAGGGCAGCACCGGCACCCCGGTGAACGGCTTCGCCAGCGTCAGTACGGCGATGTCGTATCGGTTGTTCTTCGTGTTGTACCCGGGGTGGATCCACACCTTGCTGATCGCCGACACCCGTCCGACCGTGGGGTCTCCGAGGTCGGCCCGGCCCTGCACCGCGTAGTACGTCGAGGTCGCCTCGTCCATGCAGTGGGCAGCCGTGACGATCTTGTCCGGCTTCACGAGCGCAGCGCCGCAGTACCGCCCGCTGGACGAGTTGGACTGCGTGGTGTTGAGCGCGATCACCCATGGCGCCTCGGTGACACTGGTCACCGTCCCGCCCACGATGCACGGCTTCGCGCCGGACGTCAGCGTCAGCAGTCCAGCGACAACAAGTACTCCGCGTGAGATTCTCATCGCCGTAGGTTAGCGAATCCTGCGCCCGCAGACTTCCGTACGACCCGTATCTGACGAATTCTCAGAACTGAAACCGACCGCCATGCGGTGCCTGGGGGTCCGGGTGGCTACTGTCGTCAGGTGCAGAAATGGCCTGGTCGTCCTTACCCCCTCGGCGCCACGTACGACGGCGCCGGGACGAACTTCGCAGTGTTCTCGGAGGTTGCCGAACGAGTTGACCTGTCGCTGCTCGGCGACGACGGAACCGAACAGCTGGTTCCGCTGACCGAGGTGGATGGGTTCGTCTTCCACGCCTACCTACCGGGTGTGCAGCCCGGACAGCGGTACGGCTTCCGTGTGCACGGTCCGTACAGCCCGGCCGACGGGCACCGCTGCAATCCCTCCAAGCTTCTCCTGGACCCGTATGCGAAGGCCGTCGACGGCCAGATCGACGGTGACGAGTCGCTGTTCAGCTACCGGTTCGAGAAGCCGGACGAGCTGAACACCATGGACAACCGCGAGCACACCATGCTCTCGGTGGTCACCAACCCGTTCTTCGACTGGGGCAACGACCGCCCGCCGGGCCACGCGTACCACGAGACGGTCATCTACGAGGCACACGTCAAGGGCCTCACCAAGACCCACCCCGGGCTGCCGGAGAACATCCGCGGTACGTACGCCGGCATCGGGCACCCCGCGATCATCGAGCACCTCCGGGAGCTCGGGGTCTCCGCGATCGAGCTGATGCCGGTGCATCAGTTCGCCCAGGACGGGCACCTACAGGAGATCGGGCTGTCGAACTACTGGGGGTACAACACGATCGGGTTCTTCGCACCGCACAACGCCTACGCGTCCACCGGGACCCGCGGGCAGCAGGTGACCGAGTTCAAGGCGATGGTGAAAGCGCTGCACGAGGCCGACATCGAGGTGATCCTCGACGTCGTCTACAACCACACCGCCGAGGGGAACGAGTTCGGTCCGACGCTGTCCTTCAAGGGCATCGACAACGCGGCGTACTACCGGTTGGTGGACGAGGACAAGCAGCACTACTACGACACCACCGGTACCGGGAACAGCCTGCTGATGCGTCACCCGCACGTACTGCAGCTGATCATGGACTCGCTGCGCTACTGGGTCACCGAGATGCATGTGGACGGCTTCCGCTTCGACCTGGCGGCCACGCTGGCCCGCCAGTTCCACGAGGTCGACCGGCTGTCGGCGTTCTTCGACCTGGTCCAGCAGGACCCGGTGGTGAGCCAGGTGAAGCTGATCGCGGAGCCGTGGGACATCGGCGACGGCGGCTACCAGGTCGGCAACTTCCCACCGCTGTGGACCGAGTGGAACGGCAAGTACCGCGACACCGTCCGCGACTACTGGCGCGGCGAGAAGTCCACGCTGGCCGAGTTCGCGTCCCGGCTCACCGGCTCGTCGGACCTGTACCAGGACGACGGCCGCCGGCCGCTGGCGAGCATCAACTTCATCACCGCCCATGACGGCTTCACCATGCGCGACCTCGTCTCGTACAACGAGAAGCACAACGAGGCCAACGGCGAGGGCGGCAACGACGGCGAGAGCTTCAACCGCTCCTGGAACTGCGGTGTCGAGGGTCCGACCGACGACCCCGAGGTACTGCGGCTGCGCGCCAAGCAGGAGCGCAACTTCCTGACCACCCTGCTGATCTCGCAGGGCGTACCGATGATCGCGCACGGCGACGAGCTCGGGCGGACCCAGCAGGGCAACAACAACGTCTACTGCCAGGACAACGAGCTGTCCTGGATCGACTGGGACCTGCAGGAACCGCAGAAGCACCTGCTGGAGTTCACCCGGGCACTGGTGCGGCTGCGCAACAACCACCCGGTACTGCGTCGGCGCCGGTTCTTCCACGGCGACACCGGGATCGACGGGCTCGGCGACCTGGTCTGGTTCACGCCGAACGGCAAAGAGATGCAGAACGGCGACTGGCAGCGCGACGACGCCCGCGCGATCGCGGTGTTCCTGAACGGCGACGCGATCTCGGAGCCGGACTCGCGGGGTGAGCCGGTGGTCGACGACTCGTTCCTGGTGCTGCTGAACGGCAACTTCGAGCCGGTCGACTTCCTGCTCCCACCGGAGGAGTACGGCGAGAGCTGGACGGTCGTGGTGGACACGACCACGCCGACCGGCACCGGGGACGCCGACGCGCACGCCGCCGGCTCGACGGTCGAGTTGGACGCCCGCAGCATGCTGGTGATGACCCGCCCGCGGCAGGCCGCCGGATGAACCAGGTCCCGCAGGCCACCTACCGGTTTCAGCTCCGCGCGGAGTTCGGCTTCGACGATGCCGCCGCGATGGTCCCGTACCTGTCGAGCCTGGGGATCTCGCACGCCTACCTGTCGCCGATCCTGCAAGCGGCACCCGGCTCCGCCCACGGGTACGACGTGGTGGACCACAGCCGGCTGTCCGAGCCGATGGGCGGCCGGCCCGCTTTCGACCGGCTCTCCGAACGGCTGGCCCAGTACCGGCTCGGCGCGGTCGCGGACGTCGTACCGAACCACGTCGCCGTACCGACGCCGGAAAGCCTGAACAAGGCCCTGTGGTCGGTGCTGCGGCTCGGGCCCGGTTCGCCGTACGCGGACTGGTTCGACGTGGACTGGGGCGCCGGGAACCAGCCCCTGCTGATGGCCGTACTAGGGCAGCGGATCGGCAAGGTGCTGGCGGACAACGAGCTGTCGGTCGACGGCGACGTACTGCGGTACTACGACCACGAGTACCCGCTACGCCCGGGCACCGAGGGACTGCCGATCGAAGAGCTCGTCACCGAGCAGTGGTACCGGCTGGCGCACTGGCGGGTCGCGGACGAGGAGCTGAACTACAGGCGCTTCTTCGACGTGGACACGCTCGCCGCAGTACGGCAGGAGACGCAGGAGGTCTTCGACGCAACGCACCAACTGCTGCTGGAGCTCCTGCACGAAGGGAAGCTCAACGGCTACCGCATCGACCACCCGGACGGCTTGGCCGACCCCCGTGGGTACCTCCGCCGCCTGGCAGAGCGCACCGGTGGCGCGTGGGTCGTGGTCGAGAAGATCCTCGAAGGCGACGAGGAGCTCCCACGAGACTGGCCCTGCGCGGGCACCACCGGGTACGACGCTCTGCTGAGAGTCGGCGGTCTGTTCATCGACCCTGCCGGCGCGGCACCGCTGGCGGCACTCCACTCCGAGCTCACAGGTGCACCGGCCGATTTCGGGCAGGTTGTGGAGCAGGCGAAGCGGGAGATCGTCCAGCACGGTCAGTACGCCGAGGTGCACCGCCTGGTCGAGCTGCTCGCTCGCATCTGCCAGGACGACGTCCGGCTGCGCGACCACACCCGACGGGCGTTCCACGAGGTCGTGGCAGAGCTGCTCGTCCAGTTCGACATCTACCGCGCGTACGTCGTCCCTGGTGAGGAGGCGCCCGCTACGGCTGTGGCCGCCATGGAGCGGGCGGCCGAGAAGGCCCGGGCGAATCTCGACGAGGACCGTCAGGAGACGCTGGACGTCGTACTGCATCTACTGCTCGGGCGGGAGAGCAGCACGATCGACGAGAAGGCCCGGGCCGAGCTGGTCGTCCGGTTCCAGCAGACGTGTGGTCCAGTGATGGCCAAGGGCGTCGAGGACACCGCGTTCTACCGGTGGCTGCGGCTCTCGTCGCTCAACGAGGTCGGTGGCGATCCGGAGCACTTCGGTGTCTCGCCGGAGGAGTTCCACGCGTACGCGTCCCGGCTGAACACGCACTGGCCGAAGACGATGACCACGCTGTCCACGCACGACACCAAGCGCTCTGAGGACGTACGTGCGCGGCTGGGTGTCCTGTCCGAGCAGCCGGCCGCTTGGGCGGAGGCCGTGCGCGAGTGGCGCCGCCTGTCGGAGGACCACCGCAGTCCGTTGCTGGACGGCAGTACGGAGTACCTCTTCTGGCAGACCCTCTTCGGCACGTGGGACAACGGTCCGCTTGCTGAGGACCGTATGCAGGGCTATCTGCAGAAGGCGATGCGAGAGGCCAAGCAGCTCACCTCGTGGACCTCCCCGGACGAGGAGTACGAGCAGACCGTCGCAGCGTTCGCTACGGCGGTCCTCCGCGACAACACGGTTCTTGAAGCAGTACGGCGTTTTGCGGACGAGCAGACGGACTTCGTGAGAGCGGCGACGCTCGGGCAGAAGCTCGTACAGCTGACGATGCCCGGCGTACCTGACGTGTACCAAGGGACCGAACTGGTCGACCTGTCGCTGGTGGACCCTGACAACCGGCGGCCCGTGGACTACGAGCGTCGCATCGAGCGGCTGCAGCACCTGGATGCAGGAGGTAAGCCCGTCGACCTGTCCGACGAGAAGCTGCTCGTCACGTCCAGGGCGCTCCGCCTCCGCCGGCAGTACCCGGACGCTTTCGCAGGCAGTTACACGCCATTGCCTACGTCCAACGGACATGCGGTCGCGTTCGCACGTGGCGACGCCGTGATCACGGTGGCGACCCGGTTGCCCGCAGCGCTGCAGCGGTTAGGCGGCTGGGGCGACAGTACAGTCGTACTGCCGAGCGGACGGTGGAAGAACGTGCTGACCGGGCGGGAAGTCGAGGGCGCAGCCGTCATCGCCGACCTGCTGACCGACCTGCCCGTCGCCTTGCTCGTCAGGAGCTGACATGCATACGTTCCGCGTTTGGGTGCCCGAAGCAACAAATGTCGACCTGGTGCTGCGGGACGGCGTACTGCCGATGCGCTCGGTCGACGACGGCTGGTGGGAACGCCAGGTGGCCGAGGCGCACCACGGCACCGACTACGCATACTCCGTGGACGGCAGCGATCCTCTGCCCGATCCACGCAGCCCCTGGCAGCCG contains the following coding sequences:
- the glgX gene encoding glycogen debranching protein GlgX: MQKWPGRPYPLGATYDGAGTNFAVFSEVAERVDLSLLGDDGTEQLVPLTEVDGFVFHAYLPGVQPGQRYGFRVHGPYSPADGHRCNPSKLLLDPYAKAVDGQIDGDESLFSYRFEKPDELNTMDNREHTMLSVVTNPFFDWGNDRPPGHAYHETVIYEAHVKGLTKTHPGLPENIRGTYAGIGHPAIIEHLRELGVSAIELMPVHQFAQDGHLQEIGLSNYWGYNTIGFFAPHNAYASTGTRGQQVTEFKAMVKALHEADIEVILDVVYNHTAEGNEFGPTLSFKGIDNAAYYRLVDEDKQHYYDTTGTGNSLLMRHPHVLQLIMDSLRYWVTEMHVDGFRFDLAATLARQFHEVDRLSAFFDLVQQDPVVSQVKLIAEPWDIGDGGYQVGNFPPLWTEWNGKYRDTVRDYWRGEKSTLAEFASRLTGSSDLYQDDGRRPLASINFITAHDGFTMRDLVSYNEKHNEANGEGGNDGESFNRSWNCGVEGPTDDPEVLRLRAKQERNFLTTLLISQGVPMIAHGDELGRTQQGNNNVYCQDNELSWIDWDLQEPQKHLLEFTRALVRLRNNHPVLRRRRFFHGDTGIDGLGDLVWFTPNGKEMQNGDWQRDDARAIAVFLNGDAISEPDSRGEPVVDDSFLVLLNGNFEPVDFLLPPEEYGESWTVVVDTTTPTGTGDADAHAAGSTVELDARSMLVMTRPRQAAG
- a CDS encoding alpha-amylase family protein, whose product is MKPWYRRTFRWAQTNLTEKDPARYDAEWWREQWRRTKVQGVIVNAGGIVAYYPSKFELQHRAEYLGDRDLYGEIVELARADGLTVLARMDSNRAHQPLYEAHPDWFAIDAQGNPYRAGELYVACVTGPYYKEFLTGILEEIIERTAPDGITDNSWSGLGRDSICYCPNCRESFGEDLPRAVDWADPVYKQWIRWSYGRRLEVWDLNNAVTTRTGGPDCLWIGMNGGDVVAQSKRLRDDEEICRRARIFLLDSQWRHDESGFQANADSGKRLHGLLGWDTLIPESTAMYDAGTPTFRLGSKPEPEARLWAIEGWAGGIQPWWHHIGSVHEDRRQYATAQPLFEWHAEHEEYLIDREPVATVGLLWSQLSVDFHGKDAPVEVSQLPYRGWVDALVRARIPYLPTHVVNDRFDVLVVPNVGVLTDEQCAQLAAYVAGGGKLVVTGESGLYDEWGDRRDRWALGELLGVRHQGKRFGDGSVGDWETYDSHSYLRIEDRAVFDGDTDILPFGGQLEVVETDARKALTWIPPFPIYPPEKSWMAEPRTAVPALVLGERTAYLAADLDRLYAKHHHPDHGRLLANLVRHDGIPLRVDGAGVLDCQLYRQGDRHILHLVNLDQGGAWRGRLEELTPAGPFAVSVRVKASRAQLLVSREQADVQQRDGWITVLVYRITDHEIVVLS
- the treY gene encoding malto-oligosyltrehalose synthase, coding for MNQVPQATYRFQLRAEFGFDDAAAMVPYLSSLGISHAYLSPILQAAPGSAHGYDVVDHSRLSEPMGGRPAFDRLSERLAQYRLGAVADVVPNHVAVPTPESLNKALWSVLRLGPGSPYADWFDVDWGAGNQPLLMAVLGQRIGKVLADNELSVDGDVLRYYDHEYPLRPGTEGLPIEELVTEQWYRLAHWRVADEELNYRRFFDVDTLAAVRQETQEVFDATHQLLLELLHEGKLNGYRIDHPDGLADPRGYLRRLAERTGGAWVVVEKILEGDEELPRDWPCAGTTGYDALLRVGGLFIDPAGAAPLAALHSELTGAPADFGQVVEQAKREIVQHGQYAEVHRLVELLARICQDDVRLRDHTRRAFHEVVAELLVQFDIYRAYVVPGEEAPATAVAAMERAAEKARANLDEDRQETLDVVLHLLLGRESSTIDEKARAELVVRFQQTCGPVMAKGVEDTAFYRWLRLSSLNEVGGDPEHFGVSPEEFHAYASRLNTHWPKTMTTLSTHDTKRSEDVRARLGVLSEQPAAWAEAVREWRRLSEDHRSPLLDGSTEYLFWQTLFGTWDNGPLAEDRMQGYLQKAMREAKQLTSWTSPDEEYEQTVAAFATAVLRDNTVLEAVRRFADEQTDFVRAATLGQKLVQLTMPGVPDVYQGTELVDLSLVDPDNRRPVDYERRIERLQHLDAGGKPVDLSDEKLLVTSRALRLRRQYPDAFAGSYTPLPTSNGHAVAFARGDAVITVATRLPAALQRLGGWGDSTVVLPSGRWKNVLTGREVEGAAVIADLLTDLPVALLVRS
- a CDS encoding S1 family peptidase → MRISRGVLVVAGLLTLTSGAKPCIVGGTVTSVTEAPWVIALNTTQSNSSSGRYCGAALVKPDKIVTAAHCMDEATSTYYAVQGRADLGDPTVGRVSAISKVWIHPGYNTKNNRYDIAVLTLAKPFTGVPVLPLETRARADAAGAVPTVYGWGETQDTGPDETLQKAAVPDLGDKTCLANKSYVANGYAAATNVCAGYLQGGTDACQGDSGGPLVLNGRLLAVVSWGEGCAQPGNPGVYAEIAPVAKALEAQLRQDR
- the aceB gene encoding malate synthase A; its protein translation is MSVDVTGPMHERYDEILSERALGLIETLHRAYDGRRRELLERRAERVAAIAAGTELGFLPETKDIRDDPDWRVAPPAPGLVDRRVEITGPTDRKMTINALNSGAKVWLADQEDANTPTWENVVGGQLNLLDAITRKIDFSTDTKTYALKPDDELATIVVRPRGWHLPEKHILVDGEQTSGSLVDFALYFAACAQLQLDRGQGPYFYLPKMESHLEARLWNDVFVTAQEALGIPRGTIRATVLIETYPAAFEMEEILYELREHSAGLNAGRWDYMFSVIKTHRTSGKAFQLPDRNSVTMTVPFMRAYTELLVRTCHKRGAHAIGGMAAFIPSKDPAVNEVAFAKVEADKTREAGDGFDGSWVAHPGMVETCKAVFDKVLGSEPNQLDKLREDVSVTAEQLLDVAATPGEVTEEGLRNNVSVAIQYLAAWLEGTGAVGIFNLMEDAATAEISRSQIWQWRRNEVVLDTGDTVTTELVERIADEEIAKLGTPDHYTAARSLFLEVALADDYVDFLTQPAYERFN
- a CDS encoding cupin domain-containing protein, producing the protein MAEPVRVIKAGDLVAADPTSGMLRMRAFELPILWAGQVVTEPGAISGWHHHDKNESSLYIVSGVLRLEFEGSDNYLDAVAGDFVHVPAFTIHRESNPGRTPSLAVIARAGGGIPTVNVDAPR